In Devosia chinhatensis, the following are encoded in one genomic region:
- a CDS encoding alpha-amylase family protein encodes MSAEPWYRTTLRWGQTNLVECDPERYDAQFWREHWRRTRVQGIIVNAGGIVAYYPSKFPLHHRAEKLGDRDLYGDIVKLAREDGIRVVARMDSNRVAQDFYEEHPDWICRNADGSPHKEAEKYITCIGSAYYSEYLPSVMEEIIERSQPDGFSDNSWAGLPRTHICYCDNCKTQFQDYAGKALPEAHDWDKENYRDWVRWNFTRRTELWKLNNRVTRKAGGEDCVWSGMIGGETLYNSARFIDLQQIMPEAAIVMLDHQRRNPHDGFEQNTEAGKRLHELAGWDKLIPESTPQYQLGGPAFRLASMPASEVRLWATSGFAGGIQPWWHHIGSSHEDRRQYQTAEPLFTWHEANQDILVNRTLTPDVGIVWSQQNQDYFGRDFGRFAAGTKTMAPYRGAVKAMDRHGIPYVPLHADDIAKSIDRFSVIILPNVGGLSDEQVKGIESFVAAGGSVIATGETSIATQYGDPRGDFALADLFGVHRAEGDTGGEGPPDHNIETHARHSYLRLTPENRAGVYGPSDKTAPEAGGERHALLAGLEGTDTLPFGGYLPFVRADAGTEVLATFIPDFPIYPPETSWMREPYSDHPAITARISAQGGKLVWFAADLDRCFARDEQFEHALLLANAVRWALDDKAKVTLEGTHGIITAELYEQGERQVLHLNNRLLLSRVPGRQYDLVPIGPITVRLRTKGSSVDLRVAGKSVAASREGDNLVFIIEDILDHEVVVVS; translated from the coding sequence ATGAGCGCCGAACCGTGGTATAGAACGACACTGCGCTGGGGGCAGACCAATCTGGTTGAATGCGACCCCGAGCGCTATGACGCCCAGTTCTGGCGCGAGCATTGGCGCAGGACGCGCGTCCAGGGCATCATCGTCAATGCTGGCGGCATCGTCGCCTATTATCCGTCCAAGTTTCCGCTGCACCATCGCGCCGAAAAGCTGGGCGACCGCGATCTTTATGGCGACATCGTCAAGTTGGCGCGGGAAGATGGCATCCGTGTCGTGGCCCGCATGGATTCCAATCGAGTGGCTCAGGATTTCTACGAAGAGCATCCCGACTGGATCTGCCGCAATGCCGATGGCAGCCCGCATAAGGAAGCCGAAAAATACATCACCTGCATAGGCTCGGCCTATTACAGCGAATACCTGCCCTCGGTGATGGAGGAGATCATCGAACGCAGCCAGCCCGATGGTTTCTCGGACAATTCCTGGGCCGGCCTGCCACGCACGCACATCTGCTATTGCGACAATTGCAAGACCCAGTTCCAGGACTATGCCGGCAAGGCGCTGCCCGAGGCCCATGACTGGGACAAGGAAAACTACCGCGACTGGGTGCGCTGGAATTTCACCCGCCGCACCGAATTGTGGAAGCTGAACAATCGCGTCACCCGCAAGGCCGGTGGCGAGGATTGCGTCTGGTCGGGCATGATCGGCGGCGAGACGCTCTACAATTCGGCACGCTTCATCGATCTGCAGCAGATCATGCCCGAAGCGGCCATCGTCATGCTCGACCACCAGCGGCGCAATCCGCATGACGGGTTTGAACAGAATACCGAGGCGGGCAAGCGCCTGCACGAGCTGGCCGGATGGGACAAGCTGATCCCCGAATCCACGCCGCAATACCAGCTTGGCGGGCCGGCATTCCGCCTGGCCTCCATGCCGGCCTCCGAAGTACGCCTCTGGGCGACATCTGGTTTTGCCGGGGGCATCCAGCCCTGGTGGCACCATATCGGCTCGTCGCACGAAGACCGTCGCCAATATCAGACCGCCGAGCCGCTCTTCACCTGGCACGAGGCCAATCAGGACATTCTGGTCAACCGCACCCTCACGCCGGATGTCGGCATTGTCTGGTCGCAGCAGAACCAGGATTATTTCGGACGCGATTTCGGTCGGTTCGCCGCCGGCACCAAGACCATGGCGCCCTATCGCGGCGCGGTCAAAGCCATGGATCGCCACGGCATTCCCTATGTGCCGCTGCATGCCGACGACATCGCCAAGTCCATTGACCGTTTCTCGGTCATCATCCTGCCCAATGTCGGCGGGCTGAGCGACGAGCAGGTCAAGGGCATCGAAAGCTTCGTGGCTGCAGGCGGTTCGGTGATCGCCACGGGCGAGACCTCGATCGCAACCCAATATGGCGATCCGCGCGGCGACTTCGCGCTGGCCGACCTGTTCGGCGTCCATCGCGCGGAGGGCGATACCGGTGGCGAAGGCCCGCCGGACCACAATATCGAAACCCACGCCCGGCACAGCTATCTGCGCCTCACGCCTGAGAACCGCGCCGGCGTCTATGGGCCGTCCGACAAGACCGCGCCGGAAGCGGGCGGCGAACGCCATGCGCTTCTCGCAGGCCTCGAGGGTACCGACACCCTGCCCTTCGGCGGCTACCTGCCCTTCGTTCGGGCCGACGCGGGCACCGAGGTGCTGGCCACTTTCATTCCGGATTTTCCGATCTATCCGCCGGAAACCTCGTGGATGCGCGAGCCCTATTCGGACCACCCTGCCATCACGGCACGCATATCGGCTCAGGGTGGCAAGCTCGTCTGGTTCGCGGCCGACCTCGATCGCTGCTTTGCCCGCGACGAGCAGTTCGAGCATGCGCTGCTGCTGGCCAATGCGGTGCGCTGGGCGCTCGATGACAAGGCAAAGGTCACGCTCGAGGGCACGCATGGCATCATCACGGCCGAGCTCTACGAACAGGGCGAACGTCAGGTGCTGCATCTCAACAATCGCCTCCTTCTGTCTCGTGTGCCGGGCCGCCAATACGACCTGGTGCCGATCGGGCCCATCACGGTGCGCCTGCGCACGAAGGGCTCGTCGGTCGATCTGCGCGTCGCCGGCAAGAGCGTCGCCGCCAGCCGCGAGGGCGACAATCTCGTCTTCATCATCGAGGACATCCTCGATCACGAAGTCGTCGTCGTCAGCTAA
- a CDS encoding ABC transporter substrate-binding protein — MAGAAATMAGLSLTSVMTGKAFAQGSDTLRVGFAARGLRTIDPHQSIQGVDNWAIIALYDKLVDLPRWRFPDTQDDLVPRLATSWQGSEDSKTWTIQLREGVQFHKGYGEMTSEDVKYTFDRATDAPRVGGVRAKFTNIASVETDGPYTVIFNLDQPDPLFLLGALSDYDAGIMSKKAIEEKGDEAIGTDPIGTGVYMLDSVATDPSQGLILTANPDYWDTPAATPRLQLMYIADTTARTLALLSGDVQIIEGVRAPGWADSMAQRDPNLIFDVVSPGSFFTIQFNLTKPPFDDIRVRQALFYGIDRDEITSAIAPISKRTYGLNPPSFPGGFTAETIPAEIAYNYDPEKAKALLAEAGFPNGLSFTNDTSQREDFSAIMLMIQDQLRRINVNMELNIKDHTAFHADQNVGTNILSQQSSAMPPVPTQVILTYLAAEAEVKADGSGGSNMSHYGVTIPGIDDLLNQALAEPDLEKRIAIVQEIEVKALTDAVILPVSNNGFMMVRSNKVDLGFEVESGYVNWPLSQAAFV; from the coding sequence TTGGCTGGTGCTGCCGCGACCATGGCTGGTCTGAGCCTGACATCGGTCATGACGGGCAAGGCGTTCGCGCAGGGCAGCGACACTCTTCGTGTCGGCTTCGCGGCGCGCGGCCTGCGGACCATCGATCCGCACCAGTCCATCCAGGGCGTCGACAATTGGGCGATCATCGCCCTCTACGACAAGCTGGTCGATCTGCCGCGCTGGCGCTTCCCCGACACGCAGGACGATCTGGTGCCGCGCTTGGCCACCAGCTGGCAGGGTTCGGAAGATTCCAAGACCTGGACCATCCAGCTGCGGGAGGGCGTGCAGTTCCACAAGGGCTATGGGGAAATGACGTCCGAAGACGTCAAGTACACGTTCGACCGGGCGACCGACGCTCCACGGGTCGGCGGTGTCCGGGCCAAGTTCACCAATATCGCCAGCGTCGAAACGGACGGCCCTTACACGGTGATCTTCAATCTCGATCAGCCCGACCCGCTGTTCCTGCTCGGCGCGCTCAGCGACTATGACGCCGGCATCATGAGCAAGAAGGCGATCGAGGAGAAAGGCGACGAGGCCATCGGCACCGATCCGATCGGTACGGGAGTCTATATGCTCGATTCGGTGGCAACGGACCCCTCGCAAGGTCTGATCCTGACGGCCAATCCCGATTACTGGGATACTCCGGCCGCCACGCCGCGACTGCAGCTGATGTATATTGCCGACACCACGGCGCGCACGCTGGCCCTGCTTTCAGGCGACGTGCAGATCATCGAGGGCGTCCGGGCCCCCGGCTGGGCCGATTCCATGGCGCAGCGCGACCCCAACCTCATCTTCGACGTCGTGAGCCCGGGCAGCTTCTTCACCATCCAGTTCAACCTGACCAAGCCGCCATTCGACGATATTCGCGTGCGCCAGGCCCTGTTCTACGGCATCGACCGCGACGAGATCACCTCGGCCATCGCGCCGATCTCCAAGCGCACCTATGGGCTCAATCCGCCCTCGTTCCCGGGTGGCTTTACCGCCGAAACCATTCCGGCCGAAATCGCCTACAATTACGACCCCGAAAAAGCCAAGGCCCTGCTGGCGGAGGCTGGTTTCCCCAATGGCCTGAGCTTCACCAACGACACGTCCCAGCGCGAGGATTTCTCGGCCATCATGCTGATGATCCAGGACCAGTTGCGGCGCATCAACGTCAATATGGAACTCAACATCAAGGACCACACCGCCTTCCACGCCGACCAGAACGTGGGCACCAACATTCTCAGCCAGCAATCCTCGGCCATGCCTCCCGTACCGACCCAGGTCATCCTGACCTATCTGGCTGCCGAGGCAGAAGTGAAGGCCGATGGCAGCGGCGGCTCGAACATGAGCCATTATGGCGTGACCATTCCGGGCATCGACGACCTGCTGAACCAGGCCCTGGCCGAGCCGGACCTCGAGAAGCGCATCGCCATCGTTCAGGAGATCGAGGTCAAGGCGCTGACCGACGCGGTCATCCTGCCGGTCTCCAATAACGGCTTCATGATGGTGCGGTCCAACAAGGTCGATCTCGGGTTCGAGGTTGAATCCGGCTACGTGAACTGGCCGCTGTCGCAAGCCGCTTTCGTCTAG
- a CDS encoding ABC transporter permease, with product MARYLLLRLADAVPTVFLVLLLVFIAMRILPGDPAIAALGDMATPEQLALFRDRMGLNDPLWLQFINFVKGVFTLDLGNSMMSNQNVVGLILYNLPFTIELTVVAMLMGILAGVPLGVLAATNRNKLPDSGVRVFSLIGYAIPDFYLGALLLITFALNLGWFPINGGGTDFASRMYHVFLPALTLAFVKAAFIGRLTRTSLLEVLSRDYVRTARAKGAKESRVIYRHGLRNALLPLTTGLGLSTLATLSGSVAIEMVFNRPGIGKLLISAIAERDYAVIQGGVVVFAMFVVVINLLMDLLYIVVDPRIRMK from the coding sequence TTGGCGAGATATTTGTTACTCAGGCTGGCAGACGCGGTGCCCACCGTGTTCCTTGTCTTGCTGCTGGTCTTCATTGCCATGCGCATTCTGCCGGGCGACCCGGCCATCGCCGCGCTCGGCGACATGGCCACTCCCGAGCAATTGGCCCTGTTCCGCGACCGGATGGGCCTCAACGACCCGTTGTGGCTGCAATTCATCAACTTCGTCAAAGGCGTGTTCACGCTCGACCTGGGCAATTCGATGATGAGCAACCAGAACGTGGTTGGCCTCATCCTCTACAACCTGCCCTTCACAATCGAGCTGACCGTGGTGGCGATGCTGATGGGCATCCTGGCGGGCGTGCCGCTGGGCGTGCTGGCGGCCACCAACCGCAACAAGCTGCCCGATAGCGGCGTGCGGGTGTTCTCGCTGATCGGCTACGCCATCCCCGACTTCTATCTCGGGGCGCTGCTGCTCATCACCTTCGCCCTCAATCTGGGCTGGTTCCCGATCAATGGCGGGGGCACCGATTTTGCCAGCCGCATGTATCACGTGTTCCTGCCGGCGCTGACCCTAGCCTTCGTCAAGGCGGCCTTTATCGGCCGGTTGACCCGAACGTCACTGCTCGAAGTGCTGAGCCGCGACTATGTGCGGACCGCCCGCGCCAAGGGCGCCAAGGAAAGCCGGGTCATCTACCGGCACGGGCTGCGCAATGCGCTCCTGCCGCTGACCACCGGCCTTGGCCTCAGTACGCTGGCGACGCTGTCGGGCTCGGTGGCTATCGAAATGGTCTTCAACCGGCCCGGTATCGGCAAGCTGCTGATCAGCGCCATCGCCGAGCGCGACTATGCCGTCATCCAGGGCGGTGTCGTCGTGTTCGCCATGTTCGTCGTGGTCATCAACCTGCTGATGGACCTCCTCTACATCGTCGTAGATCCTCGTATTAGGATGAAGTGA
- a CDS encoding ABC transporter permease: protein MTVISEPSPHQLAPEPSIFRSIRDVILGRPGTIVAVFIILALVFVAVFAPLLAPYDPLTQSMLKINRTPSWENWLGTDQFGRDVLSRMIYGSRNSLIFGLISPFCAAIIGGTLGVVAGYFGGIVDRVISRVVDLLLAFPELLLAIMIAAVLGGGFWNVIIVITIAFVPGFARVARAQTLSVKHEPYVEAAISMGVRTPVIIFRHIIPNIMAPIVVLMMLWVASAIRLEASLSFLGIGTQAPNPSWGNIIKDGLNNIFGSPWPIIGAGAAITLVVLAFNLVGDAVRDALDPSTSQ from the coding sequence ATGACCGTAATCTCTGAACCGTCACCCCATCAGCTGGCGCCCGAACCCAGCATTTTCCGCAGCATCCGCGACGTCATCCTGGGCCGCCCCGGCACCATCGTTGCGGTCTTCATCATCCTGGCGCTGGTGTTCGTGGCGGTCTTCGCGCCACTGCTGGCGCCCTATGATCCGCTGACCCAGTCCATGCTCAAGATCAACCGGACGCCAAGCTGGGAAAACTGGCTGGGCACAGACCAGTTCGGCCGCGACGTGCTCTCCCGCATGATCTACGGCTCGCGCAATTCATTGATCTTCGGCCTTATCTCTCCATTCTGCGCCGCCATAATCGGGGGTACGCTGGGCGTGGTCGCGGGATATTTCGGCGGTATCGTCGACCGCGTGATCTCCCGGGTCGTCGACCTGTTGCTGGCCTTCCCCGAACTGCTGCTCGCCATCATGATCGCGGCTGTTCTCGGCGGCGGCTTCTGGAACGTCATCATCGTCATCACCATCGCCTTCGTGCCCGGCTTTGCCCGCGTGGCGCGCGCCCAGACCCTGTCGGTCAAGCACGAGCCCTATGTGGAGGCCGCCATTTCGATGGGTGTGCGGACGCCGGTGATCATCTTCCGGCACATCATTCCCAACATCATGGCGCCCATCGTGGTGCTGATGATGCTGTGGGTGGCCTCGGCCATCCGCCTCGAGGCGTCGCTGAGCTTTCTGGGCATCGGCACCCAGGCGCCCAACCCGAGCTGGGGCAATATCATCAAGGACGGCCTCAATAACATTTTCGGCTCTCCCTGGCCGATCATCGGCGCCGGTGCCGCCATCACCCTCGTGGTCCTGGCGTTCAACCTGGTGGGCGATGCCGTGCGCGATGCGCTCGATCCCTCCACCTCGCAGTAA
- a CDS encoding ABC transporter ATP-binding protein gives MSDLGFDKASVPTPPTTEPVLAVSDLKTSFQTKTGWIEIVKGISFEIGARETLCVVGESGSGKSVTALSIMRLLDPTSSRLRGSVKLSGRELLTLPEPQMREVRGRQIGMIFQEALTSLNPLATVGNQIAETLVIHGQMEGAAAQAEAVRMLEKVRIPAAKARANELPHNLSGGMRQRVMIAMALACKPQLLIADEPTTALDVTIQAQILQLIKQLQQEEGMGVLFITHDMGVVAEIADRTVVMLGGQVVEQGSTDQIFNAAQSSYTKTLIAAVPRLGSMKGNGQPEHFSVVDRKTGVLRVSEPRPDTVDHQSPPVLSVKNLVKRFDLGASFFGKVHGRVHAVENVSFDLMAGETLSLVGESGCGKSTTGRAIMRLTEPQSGQISIDGQDIMAMDRDRMRDMRRNIQMIFQDPFASLNPRIRVGEAVAEPYLTHKLGTRQQARAKVAELLEQVGLDPDVANRYPAQFSGGQRQRICVARALSLEPKVIVADESVSGLDVSIKAQVVNLLLDLQQKYGLSYLFISHDMAVVERMSHKVAVMYLGEIVEMGPAAAVFKNPQHPYTKRLIAAVPIPDPSRRNQLRQVVADEIKSPIRPADFVPPERTYTTVSPGHVVQDWDENWKV, from the coding sequence ATGAGTGACCTCGGCTTCGATAAAGCCTCTGTTCCAACCCCGCCGACGACCGAGCCGGTCCTGGCCGTGAGCGACCTCAAGACCTCGTTCCAGACCAAGACGGGCTGGATCGAGATCGTCAAAGGCATATCCTTCGAGATCGGTGCGCGCGAAACCCTCTGCGTTGTGGGCGAGTCCGGTTCGGGCAAGAGCGTAACGGCCCTGTCGATCATGCGCCTTCTCGACCCCACATCCAGCCGCCTGCGCGGCTCGGTGAAGCTGAGCGGGCGGGAATTGCTGACGCTGCCCGAGCCGCAGATGCGCGAAGTGCGCGGGCGGCAGATCGGCATGATCTTCCAGGAGGCCCTCACCAGCCTCAATCCGCTGGCGACCGTCGGCAACCAGATCGCCGAGACGCTGGTGATCCACGGCCAGATGGAAGGGGCGGCCGCCCAGGCCGAGGCCGTCCGCATGCTCGAGAAGGTGCGTATTCCCGCCGCCAAGGCCCGCGCCAACGAATTGCCGCATAACCTCTCGGGCGGCATGCGCCAGCGCGTGATGATCGCCATGGCGCTCGCCTGCAAGCCGCAATTGCTGATCGCCGACGAGCCGACGACGGCGCTGGACGTGACCATTCAGGCCCAGATCCTGCAGCTGATCAAACAGTTGCAGCAGGAAGAGGGCATGGGCGTGCTCTTCATCACCCACGACATGGGCGTGGTGGCCGAGATTGCCGACCGCACCGTGGTGATGCTGGGCGGGCAGGTGGTGGAGCAGGGGTCTACCGACCAGATCTTCAATGCGGCCCAGAGCAGCTACACCAAGACCCTTATCGCAGCGGTGCCGCGCCTGGGGTCGATGAAGGGCAATGGCCAGCCTGAGCACTTCTCGGTGGTCGACCGCAAGACGGGCGTGTTGCGCGTGTCCGAGCCGCGACCGGATACGGTGGATCACCAAAGCCCACCAGTGCTTTCGGTGAAAAACCTCGTCAAGCGCTTCGACCTAGGCGCCAGCTTTTTCGGCAAAGTCCATGGTCGGGTGCATGCGGTGGAAAACGTGTCCTTCGACCTCATGGCCGGCGAGACGCTGTCGCTGGTGGGCGAGTCCGGTTGTGGCAAGTCGACCACCGGGCGGGCGATCATGCGGCTGACCGAGCCGCAGAGCGGACAGATCAGCATCGACGGCCAGGATATCATGGCGATGGATCGCGATCGCATGCGCGACATGCGCCGCAATATCCAGATGATCTTCCAGGACCCTTTTGCCAGCCTCAATCCGCGCATTCGCGTGGGTGAGGCCGTTGCCGAGCCCTACCTGACCCACAAGCTGGGCACGCGGCAGCAAGCGCGGGCCAAGGTGGCCGAATTGCTCGAGCAGGTGGGTCTCGACCCCGACGTGGCCAATCGCTATCCGGCGCAATTCTCGGGCGGGCAGCGGCAGCGCATCTGCGTCGCCCGGGCGCTTTCGCTCGAACCCAAGGTCATCGTCGCCGACGAATCCGTGTCCGGCCTCGATGTCTCGATCAAGGCGCAGGTTGTCAATCTGCTGCTCGACCTGCAGCAGAAGTACGGGCTCTCCTACCTTTTCATCTCGCATGACATGGCCGTCGTGGAGCGAATGAGCCATAAGGTCGCGGTAATGTATCTGGGGGAAATCGTCGAGATGGGACCGGCGGCAGCCGTCTTCAAGAACCCGCAGCATCCCTATACCAAGCGATTGATCGCCGCCGTGCCGATCCCCGATCCGTCGCGCCGCAACCAGCTGCGGCAGGTGGTCGCCGACGAGATCAAGAGCCCCATACGGCCCGCCGACTTCGTGCCGCCCGAACGGACCTATACGACGGTGTCACCGGGCCATGTAGTGCAGGACTGGGACGAGAACTGGAAGGTCTAG
- a CDS encoding LacI family DNA-binding transcriptional regulator: MVRTSRGRPTIADVAAKAGVGAITVSRYLRSPERVSEARGAVIAEAIRALNYVPDLNARALASHRTDVVNVLVPSLTQNIFSDVLRGIYDGVEDSGLRIELANTRYNSQIEEQQVFAALRHGPAAIIVSGTEQTPATRKMLENAGCPVIQIMDLTDDPISKIIGFSHYRAGQEMTRHLIEAGYRRIAFFAGWMNARSKQRLQGYRDALEEANLFDPDLIGETGNDDPATNGEIAAVSRPFSSATMGRELMLDMLERRPDVDAVFCNNDVLSLGALFALNARQINVPEQVGIAGFNDFDYMEAAHPGLSSVRIHRWKCGYDAMQAVRHQLEGGDVGEPIVDLGFDIMKRASTDRQKLLRSVEQPELALSLG, encoded by the coding sequence ATGGTCCGCACGTCCCGGGGTCGCCCGACAATTGCTGATGTGGCCGCCAAGGCGGGTGTCGGCGCGATCACCGTCTCGCGCTATCTGCGCAGCCCCGAGCGCGTCTCGGAAGCCCGCGGCGCCGTGATCGCCGAAGCCATCAGGGCGCTCAACTACGTTCCGGACCTCAATGCCCGCGCCCTCGCCTCGCATCGCACGGACGTCGTCAATGTACTGGTCCCCTCGCTCACCCAGAATATCTTTTCCGATGTGCTGCGCGGCATTTATGACGGGGTGGAGGACAGCGGCCTGCGCATCGAATTGGCCAATACGCGCTACAATAGCCAGATCGAAGAGCAACAGGTGTTCGCGGCTCTGAGGCATGGCCCGGCCGCCATCATCGTTTCAGGCACCGAACAGACGCCCGCCACGCGCAAGATGCTTGAAAATGCGGGCTGCCCGGTCATCCAGATCATGGATCTCACCGACGACCCGATCAGCAAGATCATCGGCTTTTCCCATTATCGGGCAGGCCAGGAAATGACCCGTCACCTGATCGAGGCAGGCTATCGCCGCATTGCTTTCTTCGCCGGCTGGATGAACGCGCGCTCCAAGCAGCGCCTGCAGGGCTATCGCGATGCCCTGGAGGAGGCCAACCTTTTCGATCCCGATCTTATCGGCGAAACCGGTAATGACGATCCGGCGACAAACGGGGAAATCGCGGCGGTCAGCCGGCCGTTTTCCTCTGCCACGATGGGCCGCGAGCTGATGCTGGACATGCTCGAACGCCGCCCGGATGTCGATGCGGTCTTCTGCAATAACGACGTGCTGTCGCTGGGCGCCCTCTTTGCTCTCAATGCGCGCCAAATCAACGTGCCCGAGCAGGTCGGCATCGCCGGCTTCAACGATTTCGACTACATGGAAGCTGCCCATCCCGGCCTCAGCAGCGTGCGCATCCACCGCTGGAAGTGCGGCTATGACGCCATGCAGGCGGTCCGTCATCAGCTCGAGGGCGGCGATGTCGGCGAGCCGATCGTCGATCTGGGCTTCGACATCATGAAGCGGGCCAGCACCGACCGGCAAAAGCTGTTGCGGTCCGTGGAGCAACCCGAACTCGCCCTCAGTCTCGGCTGA
- a CDS encoding IclR family transcriptional regulator yields the protein MSKQLDGRVQSVDRAMLIMETLSDAEGGLRLTDLARQTKLSLTTVHRLLTTLEQRQFVQFLPSDNLWHIGLHTFAIGNAFVRDRNFLAPAQPFLRRLRDQTRETANLGVVDNGEMVLVDQLKSREITRSLSRIGGRTPMTASGMGKSVLATYSGGEVSSFLTRYGMRRVTGKTLTCRDALKIQLERIRTDGYAIDDEEYLPGLRCVAAPVYDRHSDVVCALSISGLPSRLPEDRLPVLGQLVASAAAEMTRSIGGLAAGAAS from the coding sequence GTGAGCAAGCAACTAGACGGGCGCGTGCAATCGGTGGACAGGGCCATGCTTATCATGGAAACCCTGAGCGATGCGGAAGGCGGACTGAGGCTGACCGATCTGGCACGGCAGACAAAGCTGTCGCTGACCACGGTGCATCGCCTGCTGACGACGCTGGAACAGCGGCAGTTCGTGCAATTCCTGCCCAGCGACAACCTCTGGCATATCGGGCTGCATACCTTTGCCATCGGCAATGCCTTTGTCCGCGACCGCAATTTCCTTGCGCCGGCCCAGCCCTTTCTGCGCCGGCTGCGGGACCAGACGCGGGAAACGGCCAATCTGGGCGTCGTCGACAATGGTGAAATGGTGCTGGTGGACCAGCTCAAGAGCCGGGAAATCACCCGCTCGCTCTCGCGCATCGGCGGTCGCACGCCCATGACGGCATCGGGCATGGGCAAATCCGTGTTGGCGACCTATTCGGGCGGCGAAGTGTCAAGCTTTCTGACGCGCTACGGCATGCGCCGCGTCACCGGCAAGACGCTGACCTGCCGGGATGCGCTCAAGATCCAGCTCGAACGTATCCGCACCGATGGCTATGCCATCGACGACGAGGAATACCTGCCGGGCCTGCGCTGCGTCGCCGCGCCGGTTTATGACCGGCATTCCGACGTGGTCTGTGCGCTGTCAATCTCGGGACTGCCCAGCCGGCTTCCCGAAGATCGCTTGCCGGTCCTGGGACAGCTGGTCGCCAGTGCGGCTGCGGAAATGACGCGATCCATCGGCGGCCTTGCCGCAGGCGCAGCCAGCTAG
- a CDS encoding DMT family transporter — protein MTGRDLPEEGQRNLAAGAFSLLTTLIFVLVFTSGRLATEPVSPLQVMFLRFAGGFVTILVIAALRKESWRSLQSRHRTKQVFRVLAGGLGGAALIFGNMHMPIVDANAISLLNVVFAVSFGALILGDRLSGRQIAGGLICLMGAAAVMASRGAFSAFDAGYLIPAFVVVLGAVLMGVESIFIKVLTTADRPMVTLAHANFFGMLLLAIPALLTWQSWGVTNLVLLLLGPMAILGQYFNICAYSLAKVSVLAPLSYASLLFAALIGWLFFEEIPSAGVVLGAGLIAMGGAVIILSRR, from the coding sequence GTGACGGGTCGTGACCTTCCGGAGGAAGGCCAGCGCAATCTGGCCGCCGGCGCCTTCTCGCTGCTGACCACGCTGATCTTCGTCCTGGTCTTCACCTCCGGCAGGCTCGCCACAGAGCCGGTGTCCCCGCTGCAGGTAATGTTCCTGCGCTTTGCCGGTGGCTTTGTGACCATCCTGGTCATCGCCGCGCTGCGCAAGGAAAGCTGGCGCTCGCTGCAGAGCCGGCACCGGACCAAGCAGGTCTTTCGCGTGCTGGCCGGCGGGCTGGGCGGTGCGGCGCTGATCTTCGGCAACATGCATATGCCCATTGTCGATGCCAATGCGATCAGCCTTCTCAATGTCGTCTTCGCGGTAAGTTTCGGCGCGCTCATCCTGGGCGATCGCCTCAGCGGCCGCCAGATTGCAGGGGGCCTGATCTGCCTCATGGGCGCCGCTGCGGTGATGGCGTCGCGCGGCGCGTTCAGCGCATTCGATGCGGGCTATCTGATCCCGGCTTTTGTCGTGGTGCTCGGCGCGGTGCTGATGGGCGTCGAGAGCATCTTCATCAAGGTGCTGACGACCGCCGACCGGCCGATGGTGACGCTTGCCCATGCCAATTTCTTCGGCATGCTGCTGCTGGCCATTCCGGCCCTGTTGACCTGGCAATCCTGGGGCGTGACCAATCTGGTGCTGCTGCTGCTCGGGCCGATGGCCATCCTGGGCCAGTATTTCAACATCTGCGCCTATTCGCTGGCGAAAGTCAGCGTGCTGGCACCGCTGAGCTATGCATCTTTGCTGTTCGCCGCGTTGATCGGCTGGCTGTTCTTCGAAGAAATTCCGTCGGCCGGAGTGGTGCTGGGCGCAGGCTTGATCGCCATGGGCGGCGCGGTCATCATCCTGTCGCGTCGATAG
- a CDS encoding GlcG/HbpS family heme-binding protein, producing the protein MLTTSRLDIADARTIIAAATAKAQEIGVPMCIAIADDSGNLVAFERMDGGKVTSITIAIDKAYTAAAAKKATHEYGTASQPGAPAYGINSAIGGRLMVVGGGLPILVNGAVVGAIGISSGTPAQDLEVAQAGVDGFKG; encoded by the coding sequence ATGCTCACCACCAGCCGCCTCGACATCGCGGATGCCCGCACCATCATCGCTGCCGCCACTGCCAAGGCCCAGGAGATCGGCGTGCCCATGTGCATCGCCATCGCCGATGACAGCGGCAATCTTGTTGCCTTCGAGCGCATGGATGGCGGCAAGGTCACCAGCATCACCATTGCCATCGACAAGGCCTATACCGCCGCCGCCGCCAAGAAGGCGACGCATGAATACGGCACTGCCAGCCAGCCGGGCGCCCCGGCCTATGGCATCAATTCCGCCATTGGCGGTCGTCTGATGGTGGTAGGCGGGGGCCTGCCGATCCTGGTCAATGGCGCCGTAGTCGGTGCGATCGGCATCAGCTCGGGCACTCCGGCACAAGATCTCGAAGTGGCCCAGGCCGGTGTCGACGGTTTCAAGGGCTGA